The Engystomops pustulosus chromosome 4, aEngPut4.maternal, whole genome shotgun sequence genome contains a region encoding:
- the MGAT4C gene encoding alpha-1,3-mannosyl-glycoprotein 4-beta-N-acetylglucosaminyltransferase C: MRCFRKRSALPVLGVLIFCLLFMNLYIEDEYVVEEDKRLRDASTHQLSSDPYGNAVREFSNISSTINVTYQILAGVPISRKRFLTIGLSSVKRKKGNYLLETIKSVFEQSSYEELKEIAVVVHLADFDLAWCESIVQDISRKFSHHIIAGRLSIIHTPAQYYPILEGLKRNYNDPDARVKFRSKQNVDYAFLLNFCANLSEYYLMLEDDVRCAKNFLSNIKKVINSRKGSNWVTLEFSKLGYIGKLYHTHDLSRLAHFLLMFYQEMPCDWLLIHFRGLLAQKEAIRFKPSLFQHMGYYSSYKGAENKLKDDDFEEDSLDIPDNPSALLSTNMNTFENYEVNRAYSSAEEYFWAKPPSSGDFYHIVFQKPIKISKIKVSTGTEDRQNDILHHGTLEVGERLVGTKKNKKCTTYLRLGDFINGNFEMDNIDRKVLFNIDCIRILVTKNQLEWLIIKSISVWTTETLNQ, encoded by the exons ATGAGATGTTTTCGAAAACGCTCGGCATTACCAGTCCTTGGGGTTTTAATCTTTTGCCTGCTGTTCATGAACTTGTATATTGAAGATGAGTATGTTGTG GAAGAAGACAAAAGACTTAGAGATGCTTCTACTCACCAATTAAGCTCAGATCCATATGGCAACGCTGTCAGGGAGTTCTCTAACATCTCCTCAACTATAAATGTTACATATCAGATTTTAGCTGGAGTACCTATATCAAGAAAAC GTTTTTTAACAATTGGCTTATCATCTGTGAAAAGGAAAAAGGGAAATTATTTGCTTGAAACCATCAAGTCTGTATTTGAACAGTCAAGCTATGAAGAACTGAAGGAGATAGCTGTAGTTGTTCATTTAGCAGATTTTGACCTAGCTTGGTGTGAAAGCATTGTACAAGATATATCAAGAAAATTCTCCCATCATATTATTGCAGGAAGACTGTCAATTATTCATACCCCAGCACAGTACTATCCTATATTGGAAGGTTTAAAAAGGAACTATAATGATCCTGATGCCAGAGTTAAATTCAGATCTAAACAAAATGTTGACTACGCCTTCCTATTAAATTTTTGTGCCAATCTCTCAGAGTATTATTTAATGCTTGAAGATGATGTTAGATGTGCCAAGAATTTCTTGTCAAatattaaaaaagtgatcaaCTCCAGGAAAGGATCAAACTGGGTCACATTGGAATTTTCAAAACTAGGATATATTGGAAAACTATATCATACTCATGATCTATCGCGACTTGCCCATTTTCTACTTATGTTCTACCAGGAAATGccttgtgattggttgctgatTCATTTTAGAGGTCTGTTAGCCCAAAAAGAAGCTATTCGGTTTAAGCCATCTCTTTTTCAGCATATGGGATATTATTCCTCATATAAAGGTGCTGAGAACAAATTGAAGGATGATGATTTCGAAGAGGATTCGCTTGATATACCTGATAACCCTTCTGCACTTCTCAGCACAAATATGAATACCTTTGAAAATTATGAGGTTAATAGGGCTTATAGTAGTGCCGAAGAATATTTCTGGGCGAAGCCTCCTTCTAGTGGTGACTTTTATCACATTGTGTTTCAGAAGCCtataaaaataagcaaaataaaAGTCAGTACAGGAACAGAAGATCGGCAGAATGATATTTTACACCATGGGACCCTGGAGGTTGGAGAAAGATTAGTTGGGACTAAGAAGAACAAAAAATGTACCACTTACCTTAGGTTAGGTGATTTCATAAATGGAAACTTTGAAATGGACAATATAGACCGTAAAGTTCTTTTTAATATTGACTGTATTCGAATTTTAGTGACTAAAAATCAACTTGAATGGCTAATTATTAAAAGTATAAGTGTTTGGACTACTGAGACACTGAACCAATGA